A genomic segment from Clostridiales bacterium encodes:
- a CDS encoding extracellular solute-binding protein, with product MKEKKTWRRVAVLMVAMSMIITSLTACGTKKKSASTDDGANAGSASEGKAITYPLKTKEKLSIATGYESQVASSFKSLGDTPYGKELQKETGITLEFQTMSDSNAFNLLFASGQLPDIISYQFTNYPGGAQKAITDGIIYPINDLIKSNAPDLLKVLNSDKDFLKGDMTSNGDYIGFPFIKGKTKDKNQRSGTGIIIRDDWCKELGIDLPQTTEDFYQMLKQFKEKKGATSSILYNELLGRPVT from the coding sequence ATGAAGGAAAAGAAAACATGGCGCAGAGTAGCTGTACTAATGGTCGCTATGTCAATGATAATAACGTCATTGACAGCATGCGGAACAAAGAAAAAATCAGCCAGTACGGACGACGGGGCAAATGCCGGCTCGGCATCCGAAGGTAAGGCAATTACTTACCCTCTTAAAACAAAAGAAAAACTGTCAATTGCCACTGGGTACGAAAGTCAGGTTGCTTCAAGCTTCAAAAGTTTAGGTGATACTCCTTATGGAAAGGAATTACAGAAAGAAACAGGTATAACTCTGGAATTTCAGACTATGTCGGACAGTAATGCATTTAACCTTCTGTTTGCTTCGGGGCAACTGCCGGATATTATTTCTTATCAATTTACAAACTATCCAGGCGGAGCCCAGAAAGCAATTACCGACGGAATCATATATCCTATAAATGACCTTATTAAAAGCAATGCTCCAGATTTACTAAAAGTATTAAACAGCGACAAGGATTTTTTAAAGGGTGATATGACATCAAATGGAGATTATATAGGGTTCCCATTTATCAAGGGAAAAACAAAAGATAAAAATCAGCGAAGCGGAACAGGCATTATCATCCGTGATGATTGGTGCAAGGAACTTGGAATAGACCTGCCTCAAACAACAGAAGACTTTTACCAGATGCTGAAACAGTTCAAAGAAAAGAAAGGTGCTACAAGTTCCATTCTCTATAACGAGCTTCTGGGTAGGCCAGTTACT